One Carassius gibelio isolate Cgi1373 ecotype wild population from Czech Republic chromosome A20, carGib1.2-hapl.c, whole genome shotgun sequence DNA segment encodes these proteins:
- the LOC127938867 gene encoding feline leukemia virus subgroup C receptor-related protein 2 isoform X2, giving the protein MESKSVDGEVNDNTYFPKTDSADAKVTFEQRNTPPETRLYKKRWVIVFLFSSYSLCNSYQWIQYGIINNIFMRFYSVDSFTIDWMSMIYMLTYIPLIFPVSWLLDKKGLRVIALVAAALNCTGTWIKVASARPDLFPVTFLGQFICSVAQVFILGMPSRIASVWFGSEEVSTACSIGVFGNQLGIAIGFLVPPMLVPNVDDLDELAAHIRVMFYITAGVATFLFVLVVIVFQERPEIPPTHAQAVARRISPESYSYTASILRLLRNKAFMLLVITYGLNVGCFYAVSTLLNQMIIEHYPGEEVNAGRIGLTIVIAGMVGSLICGIWLDRSKTYKQTTLAVYLMSLVGLVLYASTLDLGHLWVVFITAGTLGFFMTGYLPLGFEFAVELTYPESEGTSSGLLNCSAQVFGIIFTICQGKIMDTFNTLAGNLFLCAFLLIGTIITACIKSDLRRQLANQQALAAVRMEASVAEAFEAKL; this is encoded by the exons ATGGAATCGAAGTCAGTGGACGGAGAGGTGAATGATAATACATATTTCCCCAAAACAGATTCGGCTGATGCTAAGGTGACTTTTGAACAGCGCAACACACCGCCGGAAACGCGTTTATATAAAAAGAGATGGGTCATAGTGTTTTTATTCAGCTCGTATTCGCTGTGTAACTCCTATCAATGGATACAATACGGAATCATCAACAATATCTTCATGCGCTTCTACAGCGTGGACTCTTTCACCATTGACTGGATGTCCATGATTTATATGTTGACGTACATTCCGCTTATTTTCCCCGTCTCGTGGCTCTTGGATAAAAAAGGGCTGAGGGTCATCGCGCTCGTGGCCGCAGCTCTGAATTGCACGGGCACGTGGATCAAGGTGGCCAGCGCGAGACCGGACCTTTTCCCAGTGACATTTTTGGGTCAGTTCATATGCTCAGTGGCTCAGGTGTTTATCCTCGGGATGCCCTCCCGCATCGCATCAGTGTGGTTCGGATCGGAAGAAGTGTCCACTGCGTGCTCCATCGGGGTCTTCGGAAATCAG TTGGGGATTGCCATAGGCTTCCTTGTTCCTCCTATGCTGGTTCCTAATGTGGACGATCTGGACGAGTTAGCGGCTCACATCAGAGTCATGTTCTACATCACAGCCGGAGTGGCCACCTTCCTGTTTGTGTTGGTTGTCATTG TGTTTCAGGAGCGTCCGGAGATCCCTCCCACCCATGCGCAAGCCGTGGCTCGGAGGATCTCTCCAGAGAGCTACTCATATACAGCATCGATCCTCAGGCTGCTCCGTAACAAAGCCTTCATGCTCCTCGTCATCACTTATG GGCTGAATGTCGGCTGTTTCTATGCAGTCAGTACGCTTCTCAACCAAATGATCATTGAACACTATCCT GGAGAGGAGGTGAACGCCGGTAGGATCGGCCTCACCATCGTGATCGCTGGCATGGTGGGATCTCTCATCTGTGGGATCTGGTTAGACCGATCGAAGACATACAA ACAGACAACACTAGCCGTGTATCTGATGTCGCTTGTGGGTTTGGTGCTTTATGCTTCTACCTTGGATCTTGGTCACTTGTGGGTGGTCTTCATCACAGCAGGAACCCTCGG GTTCTTCATGACGGGTTACCTTCCCCTCGGTTTTGAGTTTGCTGTTGAATTGACTTACCCAGAGTCTGAAGGGACGTCTTCAGGACTTCTCAACTGCTCTGCACAG GTATTTGGGATCATATTTACAATCTGTCAGGGGAAAATCATGGACACGTTTAATACTCTGGCTGGAAATCTCTTCCTGTGTGCCTTCCTGCTGATAGGAACCATCATTACAG